In the genome of Sphaeramia orbicularis chromosome 13, fSphaOr1.1, whole genome shotgun sequence, one region contains:
- the LOC115431889 gene encoding uncharacterized protein LOC115431889 isoform X1, producing MFLIQFTWFFLLASQDFVSCANTTMTVELGATLTLNCTYNCASGFVRGCWKKTQNDTACLGHGSVSQGMFCTVSLHLSNVSIKDLDYTYTCFTVATDHPQLRENTERTVLLLQEQTSSRGRTVTHKNHITNTSPKDPSGGEFNGMKVLAAVTIAVAMVLAALAMYLCLNCSRQSWNGKGQPLVSMAGSPRPSPTVLPPVKGSLSTQSERPTLRIPTPDNESDTEVPYADIMITVRGVSTPELTQVGYLNCGEQKEWWGDECHFHLQASRSADRLHVPQPREVSRKMSTNSEYAVITYA from the exons ATGTTTTTAATCCAGTTTACATGGTTCTTTCTTTTGGCAAgtcaag ACTTTGTGAGCTGTGCAAACACAACGATGACTGTAGAGTTAGGGGCTACGCTTACATTAAACTGCACCTACAATTGCGCCTCTGGATTTGTTCGCGGATGTTGGAAGAAAACACAGAACGATACTGCTTGTCTTGGCCACGGCAGCGTCAGCCAAGGCATGTTTTGTACCGTGTCTCTCCATCTGTCAAATGTTTCCATTAAAGATCTGGATTATACCTACACTTGCTTCACAGTAGCCACAGATCACCCACAACTTCGAGAAAACACGGAACGCACCGTGTTACTACTTCAAG AACAAACAAGCTCCAGAGGCCGGACAGTTACCCATAAAAACCATATTACAAACA CTTCACCAAAAGATCCAAGCGGAG GAGAATTCAATGGAATGAAGGTTTTGGCAGCAGTTACTATTGCAGTGGCTATGGTGCTTGCAGCTTTGGCTATGTACCTGTGTCTGAATTGCAGCAGGCAGAGCTGGAATGGTAAAG GTCAGCCTCTTGTTTCCATGGCAGG CTCACCACGACCATCTCCTACTGTTCTGCCACCAGTAAAGG GATCACTGTCAACACAGAGTGAAAGACCGACACTGAGGATTCCAACTCCAG ATAATGAGAGCGACACGGAAGTTCCCTATGCTGATATAATGATCACCGTCCGAGGTGTGAGCACACCGGAGCTCACTCAGGTTGGCTACTTGAACTGTGGGGAGCAAAAAGAG TGGTGGGGGGATGAGTGTCACTTCCACCTGCAGGCCTCCCGCTCAGCTGATCGGCTCCACGTCCCTCAGCCCAGAGAGGTCAGCCGCAAAATGAGCACAAACTCAGAGTATGCTGTCATCACATACGCATGA
- the LOC115431889 gene encoding uncharacterized protein LOC115431889 isoform X2, which produces MFLIQFTWFFLLASQDFVSCANTTMTVELGATLTLNCTYNCASGFVRGCWKKTQNDTACLGHGSVSQGMFCTVSLHLSNVSIKDLDYTYTCFTVATDHPQLRENTERTVLLLQEQTSSRGRTVTHKNHITNTSPKDPSGGEFNGMKVLAAVTIAVAMVLAALAMYLCLNCSRQSWNGQPLVSMAGSPRPSPTVLPPVKGSLSTQSERPTLRIPTPDNESDTEVPYADIMITVRGVSTPELTQVGYLNCGEQKEWWGDECHFHLQASRSADRLHVPQPREVSRKMSTNSEYAVITYA; this is translated from the exons ATGTTTTTAATCCAGTTTACATGGTTCTTTCTTTTGGCAAgtcaag ACTTTGTGAGCTGTGCAAACACAACGATGACTGTAGAGTTAGGGGCTACGCTTACATTAAACTGCACCTACAATTGCGCCTCTGGATTTGTTCGCGGATGTTGGAAGAAAACACAGAACGATACTGCTTGTCTTGGCCACGGCAGCGTCAGCCAAGGCATGTTTTGTACCGTGTCTCTCCATCTGTCAAATGTTTCCATTAAAGATCTGGATTATACCTACACTTGCTTCACAGTAGCCACAGATCACCCACAACTTCGAGAAAACACGGAACGCACCGTGTTACTACTTCAAG AACAAACAAGCTCCAGAGGCCGGACAGTTACCCATAAAAACCATATTACAAACA CTTCACCAAAAGATCCAAGCGGAG GAGAATTCAATGGAATGAAGGTTTTGGCAGCAGTTACTATTGCAGTGGCTATGGTGCTTGCAGCTTTGGCTATGTACCTGTGTCTGAATTGCAGCAGGCAGAGCTGGAATG GTCAGCCTCTTGTTTCCATGGCAGG CTCACCACGACCATCTCCTACTGTTCTGCCACCAGTAAAGG GATCACTGTCAACACAGAGTGAAAGACCGACACTGAGGATTCCAACTCCAG ATAATGAGAGCGACACGGAAGTTCCCTATGCTGATATAATGATCACCGTCCGAGGTGTGAGCACACCGGAGCTCACTCAGGTTGGCTACTTGAACTGTGGGGAGCAAAAAGAG TGGTGGGGGGATGAGTGTCACTTCCACCTGCAGGCCTCCCGCTCAGCTGATCGGCTCCACGTCCCTCAGCCCAGAGAGGTCAGCCGCAAAATGAGCACAAACTCAGAGTATGCTGTCATCACATACGCATGA